In Pirellulales bacterium, the genomic window GACATCTCGACGAACAAACTCCGGCGCTCGATGCGGCGCAAGCCGAATGGGAGAAAACCGCGACGAGGGACACGGTCGCCTGGACGCCGCTGCATCCGGCAAGTGCGACCGCGAAATCCGGCGCGACATTGAAGATTCTCGACGACAATTCCATTCTCGCCGGCGGGAAGATGCCCGATCGCGAGACGTACACGATCATCGCCGATCTGGATCGCGGCGGAGCGGCCGGAATCAACGGCATTCGGCTGGAAGCGATGGCCGATCCGAGCATGCCGGCCCACGGGCCAGGGCGCGCAAGCAACGGCAATTTTGTCCTCTCCGAAATCGCGCTTGCCGCGGCACAACAATCCTCGCACGAAAAAGCTTCGCCGATCGCGCTCGCACACGCGTCGGCCGATTTTTCGCAATCCGGATTCAACATCGAAAAATCGATCGACGGCAACCTCGGCACCGGTTGGGCGATCTTGCCGGAAGTCGGCAAGACACATTCCGCGATCTTCGAAACGGCGTCGCCGATCCGCGAAGTTGGCAAAGACGACAAGGCCGGCGTCCAGCTCCAATTCGTTCTCCAATTTCACTTCGGCGCGGCGCATAGCATCGGCCGGCTTCGACTTTCTACCACCACGCACGCGCCGCCTCTCGCCGTCGGCAAGGGCTTGCCCGCCGATATCGCCAAACTGCTCGACATCGCCGCGGCGAAGCGCACCGCGGCCCAGCGCCAATCGGTCTCCGCCTATTTCCGCTCGATCGCTCCCGAGCTTCGATCCGCGCGAGCTAAAGTCGCCGAACTGAATCGCAAGAAAGCCGAATTGGAAAAGAGCTTTGCCAAAACGCTCATCACGACGTCCGTCGCTCCGCGAAGCGTGCGCATTTTGCCGCGCGGGAATTGGCAGGACGATTCGGGCGAGATCGTGTCGCCGGCCGTGCCGGAATTCTTGCTGCCACTCGAGATCAAAGACCGCCGGCCGAACCGCTTGGACCTCGCCCGCTGGCTCGTCGATCGCCGCAATCCGCTGGTGGCGCGTGTGTTCGTCAATCGGATATGGATGCTATTGTTCGGCCAGGGGATCGTAAAAACGAGTGAAGATTTTGGCTCGCAAGGCGCGGCGCCCTCGCATCCCGCGTTGCTCGATTGGCTGGCCACGGATTTCGTCGCCAGCGGTTGGGATGTGAAACATATCGTGAAGTTGGTCGCGATGTCGAACACGTACCGGCAAGCGTCGGTCGCGTCGCCGGAGCTGCAGCAAATTGATCCCGATAATCGCTGGCTCGCCCGGCAAGGCTGTTTCCGCCTCGATGCGGAATTCGTCCGCGACGATGCGCTGGCGATCAGCGGGCTGTTGTCGCCGAAGATCGGAGGACCGAGCGTCAAGCCATATCAACCGGCCGGATATTGGGCCTATCTCAATTTTCCGACGCGGGATTGGCAGGCCGATCGCGGAGAAAACCAATACCGCCGCGGGCTGTATACGTGGTGGCAGCGCACTTTCCTGCATCCAAGCCTCAAGGCCTTCGACGCGCCGACGCGCGAAGAATGCACCGCCTCGCGCACGCGGTCGAACACGCCGCTGCAATCGCTGGTGCTCTTGAACGATCCGACGTATGTCGAGGCGGCGCGGGTGTTCGCAGCCGAGATCGTGGGGCAAGGGGGCAGCCAAGCGGCGGAACGAATCGATTGGGCGTTTCACCGCGCGCTGTCACGGCCGGCGACCGCCGACGAGAACCGCATTCTGCTCGAACTCTACACCAAGCATCATGCCGAATATATCGCCGACGCTGCCGCAGCGAAAAAGCTGCTCGGCGTCGGAGATGCGGCGCCGCCCGCGGGCGTCGATCCGGCCGAGCTGGCCGCATGGACATCGGTCGCCCGGGTGATCCTGAATTTGCACGAAACGATTACACGAAGTTGAGAGCCAAAAGTGATGAACGATCTCGAACAACTCCGCTTGCAGCTCAACCGCCGCACATTCTTGGGGCGCACGGCGTCGGGCATGGGCTCGCTCGCCCTGGCTTCGCTGTTGAATCCCCAGCTGCTATCCGCGGCGGAAGCGGCTGCCGGCGGCGGCCCGGCGAATCAAAAATGGCGCGGCGTCGTTCGTCCGTTGCATTTCAAGCCGACTTGCAAGCGAATCATCTATCTCTACATGGCTGGCGGCCCGTCGCACCTCGAAACCTTCGACTACAAGCCCAAGCTGGCCCAATTGCATGGCAAGCCGATGCCCGAGTCGATCACCAAGGGGCAGCCGATCGCGCAATTGCAGGGCCAGCAATTGAAATGCTTCGGCCCGCAGCACGCGTTTGCCAAATACGGGCGATCGCGGCAAGAGATCTGCACGATTTTTCCCAACATCGGCAAATTGGCCGACGATATGTGCATCATTCGCTCGATGCATTCCGATGCGATCAACCACGATCCGGCCCACACGTTCATGAACACGGGCACGACGATTTCGGGCCGCCCGTCGATGGGTTCCTGGCTGCTCTATGGCCTGGGCAGCGATGCCGAAGACCTGCCCGGCTTCGTGGTCATGACTTCGTCGGGCAAATTCGGCCAGCAGCAGCCGATCGCCGCCCGCATGTGGGCCAGCGGCTTCCTCCCGAGCAAATTTCAGGGAGTGCCGTTTCGTTCGCAGGGCGATGCCGTGCTCTATCTCAGCAGCCCGCCGGGCGTCGATCGCGACCGGCAGCAAGATGTAATCCAAGCTTCCGAGGCTCTCGATCGGATCCACGACACGACGGTCGCCGATCCCGAGATTCAAACGCGCATCGCCCAATATGAAATGGCGTTCAAGATGCAAACGAGCGTGCCGGGCCTGATGGATCTGTCGGGCGAACCGGCCAACGTGCTCGAGATGTATGGCACCAAGGGGGCCGACGGTTCGTTTGCGGCCAACTGCCTTCTGGCCCGGCGACTTGCCGAGCGCGGCGTGCGATTCATCCAGCTCTACCATCGCGATTGGGATCATCACGGCGGGCTGAAGCGAAACATCGAGGGAATTGCCGGCGAAGTCGACCGAGCCACCTGGGCCTTGGTGAGCGATCTCAAGCAACGCGGGATGCTCGACGACACGCTGGTCGTGTGGGGCGGCGAATTCGGCCGCACGCCCATGGCCCAGGGCGATGGCCGGGATCATCACATCAAAGGCTATTCGCTGTGGATGGCCGGCGGCGGCATCAAGGGGGGCATCACCTACGGGGCAACCGATGAATTCGGCTACAACGCCGTGGAAAATCGCGTGCACACCAACGATTTCCACGCCACGATGCTGCGGCTCTTCGGCATCGACCACACCCGGCTGACCTATCGCCATCAAGGCCGCGACTTCCGCCTGACCGACGTCGCCGGCACTGTGGTGAAAGACATTTTGGCATAGGGGGAGCCGCAACCAAAGTAGCAGGCACACTCCGTGTGCCGTCTGCCCTGCTCTTTGCGCAGCACGCGGCGGAGCGCCGATGGCACACGGAGTGTGCCTGCTACCATACGGTGCGCGCCATCACACATTGCCGCCCGCCAGGCCACTTTAATTCACCCGCCTGCCCGACGTCGCCGGCACTGTGGTGAAAGACTTTTTGGCATAAGGGGAGCCGCAACCAAAGTAGCAGGCACACTCCGTGTGCCGTCTGCCCTGCTCTTTGCGCAGCACGCGGCGGAGCGCCGACGGCACACGGAGTGTGCCTACTACCATACGGTGTGCGCCATCACACATTGCCGCCCGCCAGCCAGCCGGTGCTCCAGGCGGCTTGAAAATTGTAGCCGCCGATCGGGCCGTCGAGGTCCAACAGCTCACCAGCGAAAAACAGCTGCGGCGCCAATTTGCTCTGCATGGTGCGCGAATCGACTTCGTCGAGCGACACGCCTCCCGCCGTGACCTCGGCTTTCTTGAATCCGAGCGTGCCACTCAGTGGCACGGACAAATGCTTGAGCATGTGGGCCAATCGACCGCGGTCCGCCTTGCTCAATTCGGCCGCCTTGCGATCCGCCGGCACGCTCGATTGCTCGAGCGCGATCTCGGCCAGCCGTCGCGGCAGCAATTGGCCCACCAAGGCCGACACTTGCTTCTTGCCCGAGGCAGCCGATTCAGCGCGCAGCCATTCGAGCAATTGCGATTCACGTTGCTGAGGCGACAAATCGATCTGGGCCACCAGCGTTCCCGGCCACGGATGCCCCGACACGGCTCGGCTGACATCGAGCGCTGCCGGGCCGGTCAATCCGAAATGTGCAAACAACAGCGAACTGCGCCTGCTTGCCAGCGGCCGGCCGTCGCCGTCCAACACCGTCAGCACGACATCCGGCAGCGTGACGCCACGCAAATCGAGCACCCACGGCGCGGTCGTCGTCAACGGCACCAGCGCGGGCCGCGGCGGAACGATCGTGTGCCCGAACTGCGCCGCAAAGCGATAGCCATCGCCGGTGGTTCCCGAGCCGGGATACGATTGCCCGCCGGTCGTGAGAACGACGCTCCGGGCAAGCACCGTTTGCCGTGGCGTCGCCAATCGAAAGCAATCGCCTGCGCGTTCGAGCTGCATGAGTGGTTCGCCGAGCGACATCGTCGCGCCGCTACGAGAAAACCGTGCGAGCAATGCGTCCAGCACGTCGGCGGCTTTGTCCGACTCGGGAAACACTTTGCCGGTTTCTTCGACCTTGGTCGCGATGCCTTCGGCTTCGAACATGGCGATCGTGGCCTCGACGCCGAGGGCGGCAAGGGCGGAATGCAGAAACCGGCCCGGCAGGCCGTAGGCTTCCACGATGCCGCGGTTATCGGTGGCGTGGGTCAGGTTGCAGCGTGTGCCACCCGACATGAGGATCTTGATTCCCGGCCGCTTGTTCTTCTCCAACAGCAGAACGCTTCGGCCAAGTTCGGCAGCGCGCAACGCGGCGACCAGCCCAGCCGCCCCCGCCCCGGCCACGACAACATCCCAGGGCTCCGTTCGAGTTTCATCGTTCATGCGATAACAAATCCCGGCGCGGTTGCTTTTCCGTGTGCGAATATTGCTAAACTACCGCTGCCGCTCGCCCGCCGACAAGCCGGGTGTTGCAAGCGAAGAAGCACTTGCATAATCGGCGGGGAAATCGCGTAGCGAACGAACGTCCCAATTAGTTGTCCGCGCCAAAAAAAGGAACTGAGTATGATTCGCCACCGGATTGCGTCCCATCGTTCGGCGTTGGTTGCGGTCGCGTTGTGCGCGATCTTCGCGATTTCGCGGCTGCATGGAATGGCGACTTCGGCCCCGCCGCCCGCCGCTGCAGCGCCGTATATCGTCGCCGCCGGGACGGCCACATTTCGAATGGGCGCGGAGCAAGACAACGCCACATTCACGCACGTGAAGCTCGCCGCCGACGTCGCTGCTCGGCTCGGCGACGATTACATCGTTCTCGTTTCGGCACGATATCCCAAAGCGGGCTATCCCTTTTTCTCGCCGCTATGGAAACCGGCCGCCGACGGCTTCGACGTAACGATGGTCGATCCATCTCTAGGCGCCGGCTCAACCGCCTCGTACGACAACGCCAACCACACGTTTCCCATCGATTGGGTCGTCGTCAAGAAATGAGGGGAAAGCCCTTTTCGCACCATGGTTCAATGCAATTGGAACTCATCGTCGGGACAGTCTGCCGGTCGAAGGGCTAGACATCCCCGCGCCGCGCGCCCGCCATGAAGGGCCTAACCTGTGGTGCGCATTCCGGCGGCGATTCCTTGGACGGTTAGGCGCAGCAGCGTGCGTAGTTTCGCGGCTTCGAGGGGTTCGAGTTCTTCGAGCGGCTTGGTGCGGCGGCGGCGGATGAATTCGATTTGGATCAGATTCAACGGATCGACATACGGATTGCGGGCTTCGATCGAGCGTTGCAGCCACGGGGCCGACACCAAAAGATCCTCGCCGCCGACCAGATCGAGCACCGCTTGCCGCGTTCGGTCGTACTCCGCCGACACCCGCGACCAGCAGGCCCGGCGAACTTCGTCGGATTCGATCAGATCGGCATAACGGCCGGCGACGTACATGTCGGCCTTCACGAGCGCCAGGGCGGCGTTGTCGATCGTAGCTTGAAAGAACGGCCAGCCGCGATACATCTGCTTGACGATTTGCCACGCTAGCGGATCGCGCGATTGCAGATCGCCGAGCGCCGCGCCCAGGCCATACCACGCCGGAATGATGCAGCGATTCTGGGTCCAGGAGAAAACCCAGGGGATCGCCCGCAGATCGCCGAGCGTGCGTTCGCCGCGGCGGCGCGAGGGCCGCGAGCCGATGGGCAGATCTTCGATTTCCTCGATCGGCGTCGTGGCGACGAAATATTCCATGAAGCCCGGCTGATCGACCAATTCGCGATAGGCCGCCAGCGAACGGTTGGCAAGCCCCTCGATCAAGTCCATCCACGCCGGCTCGGGATCGCAGCGATGCACGGTCGATCCGACGAGTGTTGCCCAGGTCACCTGCTCGAGATGCCGGTAGGCGATCTGCACATCGTCGTAGCGCTCGGCGAGCACTTCGCCTTGCTCGGTCAGCCGCAGCGTGCCGTCGAGGGCTTCGCCGGGCAACGAAAGGATGCCGCGGGCCGCCGGGCCGCCGCCGCGGCCAAGCGAGCCGCCGCGGCCGTGGAAAAACGTGACACGCACGCCATGTTCGCTGGCCACTCGGTGCAACCCGCTCTGCGCCAAAAATAGCCCCCAGCAGGCGGCGAGGTAGCCGCCGTCTTTCGTGCTGTCGGAATAGCCGACCATGATGATCTGGCGATTTCCTTGCCGGGCCAGATGTTCGGCGTAGACCGGCGAAGCAAGGATCGCGGCCAGCGTTTGCGGCGCTCGTTCGAGATCGCCGATCTTTTCGAACAGCGGCGAGATGCGCAGCTCGCTCGCGGCGGCGGGTTCGTTCCGACGCCTGGCGTCGGCCTGAGCCCACCGCCAGAGCCAGAGTACGCTAAGAACGTCGCCGTCCGATTGCGTGAGGCTGATGACGTTGGTTCCCAGGCAATCGGCGCCGAACTGCGCCAGCGCCCGATGCAGCACTCGATACAACTCCAAGGTGTCTTGAGCCAGCGGCGAAAGGGAATCGAGCGGCACGGTTAAAGGCGCGCCCATCGACCGCTGCAACACTTCGGCGCGCTGCCGCTCGTCGAGCGCTGCGAAATCGTTTTCCACGCCCGCGGCACGGAGCAATTCCGCGATCACTTCCAAATAGCGCCGCGAATCTTGGCGAATATCGAGCCGTGTGAGGTGCAGGCCGAACGCCATTGCCAAGTCGAGCCAGCGCTGGGCCTCGTTGTCGCGCCCCAAGCGCCCGCCGCCCGCGGTAAATTGTTCGGCCAGCGCTTCGACGTCGGCCGTGAATTCTTCGGCATCTTGATAATTGCCCGGGCGAACCGGCTCGATGGCCCCCACGGCCCGCGATCGCTCGAGCCGCCATTCCATCACTTTGACCCAGCGTCGCAATATTTCCCTCGGCGCGACGCCGGCCAACTCTTGCTCGAGGTCGGGCCAGCGCTCGACGGCCGCGGCGATGCGGTGCGAGAGCGCCGCGGCGGCCGGCGTGATCGCCGTCGAAACGGTCAGATAGTCGTACATTCGCTTGGCCGTAGCCAGATGATGTTCGATCGCGGCATTTCGCAAGCGGCAAAGCGTCTGCGCGGTGACCGACGCGGTGACATGCGGATTGCCGTCGCGATCGCCGCCCATCCAAGAGCCGAACCGCAGAAAAATCGGCACGCGAAACGCATGCTGCGGATAATGTTCGGCCAGTGCCCGGCGCATGGCTTGATAGACTTGCGGCACGACATCCCACAGCCGGGGCATGATCGACAGCCCGCGCTCGACTTCTTCCAACACGGTCGGGCGCTGGGGCCGCAAGAATTCGGTTTGCCACATCGCCGTCAGCTCGCCCAACAGGCTGAGGTCGAGCGCTCGCCTCTCGCGCGGGAGCAGGTCGCTGCGATCGTATTCTTGGAGCACGTGGCGCATGCGGCGGAGCTTGGCCCGAATCGACCGCCGCTTGGCTTCGCTGGGATGCGCGGTGAACACCAGCTCGATCGCCAGGGCATCGAGCGCGTGTTGCACCATCTCGGCCGAATAGTTTTCCGCTTTGAGTTGGGCGATGGCCGCCCCGAGCGATTCGGAGAGCGGGGCCGGATCGCGCTGCTGCTCGCGCGATCGCAACACGCGCACGCGCTGCCGGTCTTCGGCGATATTGGTTAGATCGAAGAAAATGCTGAACGCTCGAGCCACCACTCGGGCAGAGGCCCCGTCGATCGCCGCGATTTTCGCAGCCAGTTCTTCTTCCGCTTGAGCCGAGCCGCCGCGGCGCTCGAGCGAGAGGCGGCGAATCTGCTCGACCAACTCGAAGGCCGGAGCGCCCGCCAGATCGTTGAGCACTCGGCCGAGCATATCGCCAAGCAGCCGCACATCGCGATGCAGCAGGCCGTCGCCGGGGGTGTTGTCGGCCGGCTTTTGGTCGTCGCGAGCTTTGTCGCGGCGCGGCTTTTCGGTGCGGAGACTGTCGCTACGTAAGTCGTCGCTGATCATTGATGGCACCCCAGATCGCCGTGACTTTTTTTGGGCGAAAGCAGTTGTGTGGCAGGCATGTGCGCGATCAGGGCGGGTCGCTATGCTGGCTGTCGTGAGTGGCGGCGTTGCTCGCCGTCCTGCCTGGCACGGCCTGTCTCGCTGGGGCACGAGATAGACCGATGGGAGGCGAGCCCTTTCCGCTGCCCAGCATGGATAATGTTGTATCGCGCATGGCGGCTTTCGCAACTGGCGAACGCTTCGTTGCGGCGATTTTTTCGCCATGGGACGAGGCTAGCGGCGGAACATGACCGCCGGAAAAATCGGATTTCGTCTCGGTATTTCCGCTGCGCAGTTCGCCGAATGGCCCATCCGCCGCGTTGCCCCTCTTGGGTGAGATGATTATAGTGGAGGCTGGCGTTCACGGAGGAAACCTCGTTCGAGCAGCGGTGGCCTATGCAGATTCTGCTGACCAACGACGACGGCATATACGCCCCCGGTTTGGCCGCGATGGAGCGAGCCCTGCTAAAGCTGGGAGAGGTGGCTGTCGTCGCTCCGGCGACCGAGCAAAGCGGCGTGGCTCATTCGATTACTTATCTCCGGCCGCTGACGGCCAAAGAGGTGTTCGACGGTCCGCGGCGACGGGGTTGGGCGGTCGACGGCAGCCCGGCCGATAGTGTGAAGATCGGCGTGTTCGAGTTTTGCCCGCGACGGCCCGATCTGGTCGTCAGCGGCATGAATGGCGGTTTGAACGCGGGAATCAACGTGCTTTATTCGGGCACCGTGGCGGCGGCGATCGAAGGGGCGTTTTTCGGAATCACGAGCATCGCGATTTCCTTGGAATTCGACGAGCAGGCCGAGTTCGACCGGGCCGCCGAGTTGGCTTTGCGGGTGATCCGGCAAATTTTGGCCGCGAAGGGCCCGCAACCGCGGCTCTACAACGTCAATATTCCGACCAGCGCGATCAACAAGCCGAAGGGCGTGAAAGTCGTGCCGATGGGCGTTTATCGCTACGGCGAAAAGTTCGAAAAACGGATCGATCCGCGCGGCCGGGAGTATTTTTGGGCCACCAACGAACCGATGCCCCCTCGCGGCAAAGAAGAGACCGACATCACGGCCCTCGAGCAGGGCTACATCACCGTCACTCCGCTCAACTACGACCTGACACAGCGGAACACAATCTCCGAAATGGAGCGCTGGAACTGGGCCTCCTTAGACTGCGAGATTAAATCCGATTTCTAACACCTAGCCGTATCCCCTGACCCCCCACCCTGACGATGACTCGAACATTCGCACTTCTGGCCGTGTCACTCGGCCTGCTTGTGATGAGCGGTTGCGGCGAGGTGAAGGGGAGCAACGCGGCCGCCGCCCAGGCTCAGACGGCGGCGCTGCAGCCGATGCCCCCAGCGCCGGAAGATCGCGATCTAAAGCTGAGCCCGCCCCCGCTCGCCCCCGCCCCGCTGCCGAAGATCGAGATTGCGGCGCCGAGTTCTGCCGACAACGGAAAACAGCCGTTCGATTTTTCCGACAATGGCCAACCCCTTGCGGCACCCACGGCGGGCCAAAACCCGGCGTCGCACGGCCAAGCGATTATCAAACTTTCCGACGCGAAAGTGTCGAGGGCGTCGCCGGGTGCTTACCGCTACCAAATTGCCTACGAATTCGTGCAGGGCCAAGCGTCCCCCACGAAGTTCTACACGGTGACCCTGCACGGCCTGCCCGCCAACCGGCAAGAAACATCGCATCTTGCCCCAGCCGCGGGAAGGTCTCTACTTCCGCGAGGGACGTTCGCTGGCACCGTCGGAATCCCGGGGGACATCAGCGGTGCCATGATCCTCGTATTGGAGGGTGACCGTGCCAACAGCGACGGCCGCTTGGCGTCGAATGTCCTCGAAGTCGGCTTGGACGGAAATCCGCCTCCCGGGCAGAACAACGCAACCGCCGCGGTCCCGCCGCTGAATAATTCCGACGCCGGGCCGCCCCATGTGCAGGTCACCGATGCAATCATCAGGCAGGTTGACGCCGGCAAATTTCACTTCGAATTCAACTATGCGTTCGACCGGGGCGGGCCGATCGCAGCAGATTCGTACGCGGTTCTTATCGAGGACACGGTGCCCGGGGAGCAACCAAAATATCCGGTCCTAATGGAGCTGCCAGGAAGATCGCTTCAGCGAAGCGGAACGCTCCAGGGAAACTTTGCATGGGATGGTAAAGCACCGTCACTCAAAATATGCGTCCACCGGGCAGCGAAAGGGGAAGCCAAGGCCTACGCGATTTCCGACGGCCTAATGGCGCCGGTCATTCGGGACGATGGCGCGTCGGCGCTGAACGGACCCCGCATTGGTCCAACGGTTGGCCGAACGCCGTCGTCCTCGGGTCCGACACGCGTCGACGTCGGCGGGGAATTCTGGCGGATCGATGCAAACAAGCTCCGCTTCCGAGTCGGATATGACTTCAAGAGCGGCCAACTCGATCCGAAGAAGTGGTACACGGTCGTCGTCCATGAGGAGGGCGCCAACGCACACGGCGGACAAGCGACCGCCAAGTTTCCGGGGTCGGTGATGTTCCCAGACGGCGGCTACCTCATCGACGACCTCGCGCTCGGCGGCAACGCCGGTGAATACGCAGCGCAAATGCTCGAAGGAGACTCCGAGCAAGACCCGGGACATCCGATTTCCGCTCTCAACGCCGGCTACGTGATTCGCGATCTGGCGCCGAGCGCGGCCGTGCGAAGCTTGCCACTCGCGGATAAGGCCGGCGCGGGCCCTGCTGCCGCGAAGAATTCTCCGCACGCAGGCGGAGCGGTTCACGTCGCGCTCTCCAATGCTTCGGTGGCGCGGGTCGATGCCGGCCGGGTTCACTTCAAGGTCGACTACGATTTCACCTCCGGTCAGCCCGATCCAAAACATGTCTACGTCGTCGTCGTCACGAATCCAGACGAAACCTTCCACGGAGTCATTCGGCGCGAGAAGAACTTCGTCGGCAAAGGGCTTCCGTCGAAAGGAACGTTCGAAGGCGATCTGGGCCTCGGCGGACGCAATCCGACGTTTCAAATGAAAATCGAGGATCTCGTCCCCCCGGGCATCGTTCACGTCGTTTCCGACGTCGTCGAGATCGGCGTTCACCGCAATATCAAGCCCGACAAACAACACGCGGATTTGCGGCCGGCGGCCGTTGGCGTCGGGGCCCAAGGCAAAGACTATGGCGCCGGCATGGTAACGACGCCGGTTAGCGCATATTTCGCCGCGAAGCAGATGATCGTGTTCAACATCCAACTGCCGAAGGCGATGCAAATGTTCAAATTGACAAAAAATCGGAATCCGAATTCGCAGGCGGAATTCGACGAACAAATCATCAAGGAATGGGACATCAAGCTTCCCGAGCTTCCGGCCGGCGAACGCTATCTCTACGACCCGGCGAAGGGCGAATTGATGGTCGAACATCCTGAGAAGAAATAACGGCCATTTGCGATATACGTGACGTCAATTCGTCTCCTCAAATCATCTCATCCGTGAATCGGCACCACAGGTTAGCAGCGATGAAATCTCTTCTACGAAAATCGATTTTCCGCGGCGGCGCGGTTGCCGTCGCCCTGGCTTTTCTCGCCGCATCGCCGGCGCGCGGCGATAGCTGGATCTTTCAGCCGTCGTACTACACGCAAGCGCAGCAGCCGGTGGTGCGGATCGGGGCGGGGCGCTATTTGGTTCTCGGCGGCCCATTCTATACGCCGCCGCAAGGCGAATTCGTTCGCAGCGGTTTCCGCAACTCGATCAACACGATCCAAATCGGCAACCAAACGTTCGATCAGGTGAACGTATGGGATTCGTGGATCCAAGTCGGATCGCAGTATTAGGCTGCAGGCTTGAGGCTGCAGGCTTGAGGACGAGGAAGCGAGCATCGCGCTACGCTAGCGTAGTGTCTGCGAAATAGGGTGTTTTATTCGTCTCACCCGCCTGCATTTTTTCCAACCACCAAGCCACAGAGAACACCGAGAAGACAAAGCCGAGTCGAGGGCGAGACGCTTCACCCGGCGCCGGACGGCGTCGCTCGCCCATTCGGACGCTTCCCACCCTACTCTGTGTGCTCGGTGACTCTGTGGTTACCACGCTTGCCGTTATTTCGACGGCGGGGGCAGGGCCCGGGAGGGCGTTAGCAGACGGTCGATCGAAAGCGCGCCGGAGCCTTTGACCAAGATCACCAGCGCCAGGGCGATGGCGAGCAGGTGGTATTCGTAGCCTTCGGGTTTGCCCGGAACATTGCCCCAGTTCATGAAGAAGCCGTTCTGGAAGTGGACCTTCACGATGGCCACAACCATGACGCAGATTATTCCCAGGGCTGCCACTCGGCCCAGCAAACCGAGCACCAGCGCGATTCCGCCGCCGAATTCCGCGGCAATGGCCAGAAAGGCCAGCGGCGCCGGGATGTGCATCGTATCGGTGAACACTGCCATTGTTTCATTGAACGTATGGCCGCCGAA contains:
- a CDS encoding PSD1 and planctomycete cytochrome C domain-containing protein; the encoded protein is MRRLLRGLFVAGILGFCIGNFSVAESAAPAVSSATASPAAAKPVDFNRDVVPILSNNCFKCHGPDGAQRKARLRLDVGEVATKPAESGSIAIVPGKPDKSELVERIFSSDDDERMPPPKSNKHLSDAQRQVLKQWIAQGAVYKRHWAYVAPERPAVPLAIAAPAGDPPANPIDAFVLAKLKEQHLKPSAQADRVTLVRRLYFDLTGLPPSPAQVAEFVDDRDPRAYEKLIDRLLASPHYGERMAMYWLDLVRYGDSCGYHSDNARDVYLYRDYVIAAFNSDKPFDRFTTEQLAGDLLSDASNETRIASGYNRLLLTTEEGGAQAKEYTAKYAADRVRNLASVWLGSTMACCECHDHKFDPFKTRDFYSMEAFFADVKENAISRQEETPMPSAEQAVELKRLEDERATAARHLDEQTPALDAAQAEWEKTATRDTVAWTPLHPASATAKSGATLKILDDNSILAGGKMPDRETYTIIADLDRGGAAGINGIRLEAMADPSMPAHGPGRASNGNFVLSEIALAAAQQSSHEKASPIALAHASADFSQSGFNIEKSIDGNLGTGWAILPEVGKTHSAIFETASPIREVGKDDKAGVQLQFVLQFHFGAAHSIGRLRLSTTTHAPPLAVGKGLPADIAKLLDIAAAKRTAAQRQSVSAYFRSIAPELRSARAKVAELNRKKAELEKSFAKTLITTSVAPRSVRILPRGNWQDDSGEIVSPAVPEFLLPLEIKDRRPNRLDLARWLVDRRNPLVARVFVNRIWMLLFGQGIVKTSEDFGSQGAAPSHPALLDWLATDFVASGWDVKHIVKLVAMSNTYRQASVASPELQQIDPDNRWLARQGCFRLDAEFVRDDALAISGLLSPKIGGPSVKPYQPAGYWAYLNFPTRDWQADRGENQYRRGLYTWWQRTFLHPSLKAFDAPTREECTASRTRSNTPLQSLVLLNDPTYVEAARVFAAEIVGQGGSQAAERIDWAFHRALSRPATADENRILLELYTKHHAEYIADAAAAKKLLGVGDAAPPAGVDPAELAAWTSVARVILNLHETITRS
- a CDS encoding DUF1501 domain-containing protein — protein: MNDLEQLRLQLNRRTFLGRTASGMGSLALASLLNPQLLSAAEAAAGGGPANQKWRGVVRPLHFKPTCKRIIYLYMAGGPSHLETFDYKPKLAQLHGKPMPESITKGQPIAQLQGQQLKCFGPQHAFAKYGRSRQEICTIFPNIGKLADDMCIIRSMHSDAINHDPAHTFMNTGTTISGRPSMGSWLLYGLGSDAEDLPGFVVMTSSGKFGQQQPIAARMWASGFLPSKFQGVPFRSQGDAVLYLSSPPGVDRDRQQDVIQASEALDRIHDTTVADPEIQTRIAQYEMAFKMQTSVPGLMDLSGEPANVLEMYGTKGADGSFAANCLLARRLAERGVRFIQLYHRDWDHHGGLKRNIEGIAGEVDRATWALVSDLKQRGMLDDTLVVWGGEFGRTPMAQGDGRDHHIKGYSLWMAGGGIKGGITYGATDEFGYNAVENRVHTNDFHATMLRLFGIDHTRLTYRHQGRDFRLTDVAGTVVKDILA
- a CDS encoding aminoacetone oxidase family FAD-binding enzyme encodes the protein MNDETRTEPWDVVVAGAGAAGLVAALRAAELGRSVLLLEKNKRPGIKILMSGGTRCNLTHATDNRGIVEAYGLPGRFLHSALAALGVEATIAMFEAEGIATKVEETGKVFPESDKAADVLDALLARFSRSGATMSLGEPLMQLERAGDCFRLATPRQTVLARSVVLTTGGQSYPGSGTTGDGYRFAAQFGHTIVPPRPALVPLTTTAPWVLDLRGVTLPDVVLTVLDGDGRPLASRRSSLLFAHFGLTGPAALDVSRAVSGHPWPGTLVAQIDLSPQQRESQLLEWLRAESAASGKKQVSALVGQLLPRRLAEIALEQSSVPADRKAAELSKADRGRLAHMLKHLSVPLSGTLGFKKAEVTAGGVSLDEVDSRTMQSKLAPQLFFAGELLDLDGPIGGYNFQAAWSTGWLAGGNV
- the ppc gene encoding phosphoenolpyruvate carboxylase yields the protein MISDDLRSDSLRTEKPRRDKARDDQKPADNTPGDGLLHRDVRLLGDMLGRVLNDLAGAPAFELVEQIRRLSLERRGGSAQAEEELAAKIAAIDGASARVVARAFSIFFDLTNIAEDRQRVRVLRSREQQRDPAPLSESLGAAIAQLKAENYSAEMVQHALDALAIELVFTAHPSEAKRRSIRAKLRRMRHVLQEYDRSDLLPRERRALDLSLLGELTAMWQTEFLRPQRPTVLEEVERGLSIMPRLWDVVPQVYQAMRRALAEHYPQHAFRVPIFLRFGSWMGGDRDGNPHVTASVTAQTLCRLRNAAIEHHLATAKRMYDYLTVSTAITPAAAALSHRIAAAVERWPDLEQELAGVAPREILRRWVKVMEWRLERSRAVGAIEPVRPGNYQDAEEFTADVEALAEQFTAGGGRLGRDNEAQRWLDLAMAFGLHLTRLDIRQDSRRYLEVIAELLRAAGVENDFAALDERQRAEVLQRSMGAPLTVPLDSLSPLAQDTLELYRVLHRALAQFGADCLGTNVISLTQSDGDVLSVLWLWRWAQADARRRNEPAAASELRISPLFEKIGDLERAPQTLAAILASPVYAEHLARQGNRQIIMVGYSDSTKDGGYLAACWGLFLAQSGLHRVASEHGVRVTFFHGRGGSLGRGGGPAARGILSLPGEALDGTLRLTEQGEVLAERYDDVQIAYRHLEQVTWATLVGSTVHRCDPEPAWMDLIEGLANRSLAAYRELVDQPGFMEYFVATTPIEEIEDLPIGSRPSRRRGERTLGDLRAIPWVFSWTQNRCIIPAWYGLGAALGDLQSRDPLAWQIVKQMYRGWPFFQATIDNAALALVKADMYVAGRYADLIESDEVRRACWSRVSAEYDRTRQAVLDLVGGEDLLVSAPWLQRSIEARNPYVDPLNLIQIEFIRRRRTKPLEELEPLEAAKLRTLLRLTVQGIAAGMRTTG